A stretch of Cyanobacterium sp. HL-69 DNA encodes these proteins:
- a CDS encoding ferredoxin-thioredoxin reductase catalytic chain, chloroplastic, which translates to MTSDNQNKKLEAMKNFAEQYAKRTDTYFCSEPSVTAVVIQGLAQHKEELGAPLCPCRHYEDKEAEVKNTFWNCPCVPMRERKECHCMLFITPDNEFAGEKQEISWEDLQGVQ; encoded by the coding sequence ATGACCTCAGATAATCAAAATAAAAAGCTAGAGGCGATGAAAAATTTTGCCGAGCAGTATGCAAAACGTACAGATACATATTTTTGCTCTGAGCCTTCTGTCACTGCCGTAGTTATTCAAGGTTTAGCACAGCACAAAGAAGAATTAGGTGCGCCCCTTTGTCCTTGTCGTCATTATGAAGATAAAGAAGCAGAGGTAAAAAATACTTTTTGGAATTGTCCTTGTGTACCTATGCGAGAAAGAAAAGAGTGTCACTGTATGCTATTTATTACCCCTGATAATGAGTTTGCGGGGGAAAAACAGGAGATTTCTTGGGAAGATTTACAAGGGGTTCAGTAA
- the surE gene encoding 5'-nucleotidase SurE — protein sequence MKFVITNDDGIEAEGIKALANTVEGNKFIIAPNKEYSGCGHQITTRRGIAVEDRGNQSYSVDGTPADCARLAIQALAPDADWLLSGINAGGNLGVDMYLSGTVAAVREATIGGLKAIALSHYIKSPQKIDWILTSKLTKKVLDLLLSKELPKGHFWNVNLPHLSPYQTDTEIVFCQPSKYPLPLTFKQENNVYFYQGNYSQRGKEKDSDIDVCFSGKIAVSLVKV from the coding sequence ATGAAATTTGTCATAACTAATGATGATGGGATTGAAGCCGAGGGTATAAAAGCCCTCGCTAATACTGTGGAGGGGAATAAATTTATTATTGCCCCTAACAAGGAATATTCGGGCTGTGGACATCAAATTACTACCCGTCGGGGTATTGCAGTAGAAGACAGGGGAAATCAATCTTATAGTGTGGATGGCACTCCTGCTGATTGTGCCCGTTTAGCCATTCAGGCTCTTGCCCCAGATGCTGATTGGCTGTTGTCGGGTATCAATGCGGGGGGAAATTTGGGCGTAGATATGTATTTATCTGGTACGGTGGCAGCGGTGCGAGAGGCAACTATTGGGGGTTTAAAGGCGATCGCCCTTTCCCATTATATCAAAAGTCCTCAAAAAATTGACTGGATTTTAACAAGTAAATTAACTAAAAAAGTATTAGATTTACTATTATCAAAAGAGTTACCAAAAGGGCATTTTTGGAATGTTAATTTACCCCACTTATCTCCGTATCAAACAGACACAGAAATAGTATTTTGTCAACCAAGTAAATATCCTTTACCCCTAACCTTTAAACAGGAAAATAACGTTTACTTTTATCAAGGTAACTATAGTCAAAGGGGAAAAGAAAAAGATAGCGATATTGATGTATGTTTTTCTGGTAAAATTGCTGTTAGTTTAGTAAAGGTTTAA
- the gph-2 gene encoding phosphoglycolate phosphatase Gph, with product MVEKTIIFDFDGTIADTFSTLVEIVNGLALQFDYPLVDELEVARLSNLSSKDIIKQSPVALHKVPFLMKKIKKELNGQVAYLSAFEGMKETLANLYEKGYTLGVITSNWEESVREFFRRNELEDYFEFVYSSNNLFGKHRTINRVIRNHGLSLENTFYVGDETRDIESAKKSKIKVIAVSWGFNSAEILQEYQPNFLINHPRDLLMVIDEDVITV from the coding sequence ATGGTAGAAAAAACGATTATCTTTGATTTTGATGGCACAATCGCTGATACTTTCTCGACTCTGGTGGAGATTGTCAATGGGTTGGCGTTACAGTTTGATTACCCATTGGTGGATGAATTAGAGGTGGCGAGGTTAAGTAATCTTAGCTCGAAGGATATTATTAAACAATCTCCTGTGGCTCTTCATAAAGTTCCTTTTTTGATGAAGAAAATTAAGAAGGAGTTGAATGGACAGGTTGCTTATTTATCTGCGTTTGAGGGAATGAAGGAAACTCTTGCTAATTTGTATGAGAAGGGATACACCTTGGGAGTTATTACTTCTAATTGGGAGGAGAGTGTACGGGAGTTTTTTCGTCGTAATGAGTTAGAAGATTATTTTGAATTTGTTTACTCTAGTAATAATTTATTTGGCAAACATCGCACTATTAATCGGGTAATTCGTAATCATGGGTTATCTTTGGAAAATACTTTTTATGTGGGGGATGAAACTAGGGATATTGAGTCGGCGAAAAAAAGTAAAATCAAGGTGATTGCGGTTAGTTGGGGCTTTAACTCAGCGGAAATTTTGCAGGAGTATCAGCCCAATTTTTTGATTAATCATCCCCGTGATTTGTTGATGGTAATTGATGAGGATGTGATTACAGTTTAA
- a CDS encoding toxin-antitoxin system VapC family antidote component, producing MIIADTGFFIALGNNNDNFHQIARQKLTTLTEKLVITYPVIVETSYLLLERQNQQVQFNFLTQLTKGSIDIFHLSLFCHFPKRGIKM from the coding sequence ATGATTATTGCTGATACAGGTTTTTTCATTGCATTAGGAAACAATAACGATAATTTTCATCAAATAGCGAGACAAAAACTAACAACACTCACAGAAAAGTTAGTCATTACCTATCCTGTAATAGTAGAAACAAGCTATTTGCTATTGGAAAGACAGAATCAACAAGTTCAATTTAACTTTTTGACTCAGTTGACAAAAGGCAGTATTGATATTTTTCATTTATCCCTTTTTTGTCACTTTCCGAAAAGAGGAATAAAAATGTAG
- the psbN gene encoding photosystem II protein PsbN: MDTATVVASTIAITLLAITGFSVYTAFGPPSAQLDDPFEDHED; the protein is encoded by the coding sequence ATGGATACCGCAACAGTCGTTGCCTCTACAATTGCTATTACCCTTTTAGCAATCACAGGCTTTTCAGTGTACACAGCTTTTGGGCCTCCCTCGGCACAATTAGACGATCCTTTTGAAGACCACGAAGACTAA
- the chlB gene encoding light-independent protochlorophyllide reductase subunit ChlB, which produces MKLAYWMYAGPAHIGTLRIASSFKNVHAIMHAPLGDDYFNVMRSMLERERNFTPVTTSVVDRNVLARGSQEKVIDNIVRKDQEESPDLIVLTPTCTSSILQEDLENFVSRAQLNSKGDVILADVNHYRYNELQAADRTLAQIVKFYLEKAEKKGTINREKTANPSVNIIGISTLGFHNNHDCRELKKLMADLGIEINMIIPDKASVEDLQNLPRAWFNFIPYRELGLMAAEHLQREYEMPYVDITPMGVVETARCIRAMAKVINQQGGNVDYEELIEYQTIEVSEAAWFSRSIDCQNLTGKKAVVFGDNTHAAAMTKILVREMGIDVVLAGTYCKYDEAWFRKEVEPFCDNILISEDNGEIADAIAKLEPSAIFGTQMERHVGKRLGIPCGVIAAPIHIQNFPIGYKPFLGYEGTNQITDLVYNSFTLGMEDHLLEIFGGHDTKEVITKGISADSDLNWTKEAQAELNKVPGFVRGKVKRNTEKFARERNFDQISLEVMYAAKESVGA; this is translated from the coding sequence ATGAAACTAGCTTACTGGATGTATGCTGGCCCCGCGCACATCGGCACTCTACGAATTGCCAGTTCTTTTAAAAATGTTCATGCTATAATGCACGCACCCCTTGGAGACGACTATTTTAATGTAATGCGCTCTATGTTAGAAAGGGAAAGGAATTTTACCCCTGTTACTACCAGTGTAGTCGATCGCAACGTACTTGCTAGGGGCTCGCAGGAAAAGGTAATTGATAATATTGTACGTAAAGATCAAGAAGAAAGCCCAGATTTAATCGTTTTAACTCCCACTTGTACTTCCAGCATTTTACAAGAAGATTTAGAAAACTTTGTCAGCCGAGCGCAACTAAACTCAAAAGGAGATGTCATATTAGCGGATGTAAACCATTACCGTTATAACGAATTACAAGCAGCCGATCGCACTTTAGCCCAAATCGTGAAATTTTACCTTGAAAAAGCAGAAAAAAAAGGTACTATTAATCGAGAAAAAACTGCTAATCCTTCTGTTAATATTATCGGTATTTCTACCCTCGGTTTTCATAACAACCACGACTGTCGAGAGTTGAAAAAATTAATGGCTGACTTGGGTATCGAAATCAACATGATTATCCCCGACAAAGCCAGTGTGGAAGACTTACAAAATCTACCCCGTGCATGGTTTAATTTCATCCCTTATCGAGAATTAGGCTTAATGGCAGCCGAACATTTACAAAGAGAATATGAAATGCCCTATGTGGATATAACACCCATGGGAGTGGTAGAAACAGCCCGTTGTATCCGTGCCATGGCGAAGGTGATAAACCAGCAGGGGGGTAATGTTGACTATGAAGAATTAATTGAGTATCAAACCATTGAAGTATCCGAAGCGGCTTGGTTTTCGCGCTCTATTGATTGTCAAAATTTGACGGGTAAAAAAGCCGTTGTTTTTGGGGATAATACCCACGCAGCCGCCATGACAAAAATTTTGGTACGGGAAATGGGCATTGATGTGGTTTTGGCTGGTACTTATTGTAAGTATGATGAAGCATGGTTTAGGAAAGAAGTAGAGCCATTCTGTGATAATATTCTGATTAGCGAAGATAATGGAGAGATAGCAGATGCGATCGCCAAATTAGAACCCTCCGCCATCTTTGGTACACAAATGGAACGCCATGTGGGTAAACGTTTGGGCATTCCCTGCGGTGTCATTGCTGCCCCTATCCATATCCAAAACTTCCCCATCGGTTACAAGCCTTTCTTGGGTTATGAAGGTACAAATCAAATTACTGATTTGGTTTATAATTCTTTTACCCTCGGTATGGAAGATCATCTTTTAGAAATATTTGGTGGTCATGATACCAAAGAGGTTATTACTAAAGGTATCTCTGCGGATTCTGATTTAAATTGGACAAAAGAAGCCCAAGCGGAATTAAACAAAGTACCTGGTTTTGTCCGTGGTAAGGTAAAACGCAACACTGAAAAGTTTGCCCGTGAAAGAAATTTTGATCAAATTTCCCTTGAGGTGATGTATGCTGCCAAGGAATCGGTAGGGGCGTAA
- a CDS encoding toxin-antitoxin system COG2402 family toxin component yields MDVAQQIRKHLPRNPMDTVPVIDDYCSAYSTLFFDVRNYEYFKYLHLGLISDIKRKSLPEISRIVNVSSQSLHHFLTCADWNLWELEKTRLHSILNVFINIPITIIIDETGDRKKRCDPASAKDARERAPR; encoded by the coding sequence ATGGATGTAGCTCAGCAAATTAGAAAACATTTACCTAGAAATCCCATGGACACGGTGCCGGTCATTGATGATTATTGTTCTGCCTACTCTACCTTGTTTTTTGATGTGCGTAACTACGAATATTTTAAATATTTACACTTAGGATTAATTTCTGATATTAAAAGAAAATCTCTTCCTGAAATTTCTCGCATCGTTAATGTTTCTTCTCAAAGTTTACATCATTTTCTCACTTGTGCTGATTGGAATTTATGGGAATTAGAAAAAACTCGTTTGCACTCAATCTTAAATGTTTTTATTAATATTCCTATTACAATTATTATTGATGAAACAGGAGACCGTAAAAAGCGGTGCGACCCCGCGTCGGCGAAAGACGCAAGGGAACGCGCACCAAGATAA
- a CDS encoding serine/threonine protein kinase yields the protein MVDCCRPNPPCINFCRLDGHLLKGKGVIINPESGNRYEVLRVLAEGGMSTTYLVYNYAMEKLCVLKEIDSDLSSMAKARELFQREARILKSLSHRGIPLFYDFFASKNYYSLIMEMIYGDSLQMVNPRSEKEAVGWMLQLAKILDYLHNLPKPVIHRDIKPSNLILRHNPEEIVLIDFGAVKEVTQKPGTRIATAGYGSPEQKKGLSYIQSDFYGVGTTLIYLLTRKSPTKFFNPVLNRFVGLEKAGISSPLVEIINFLTQFDYTKRPQSAIALVDLFTQFRK from the coding sequence ATGGTTGATTGTTGTCGCCCGAATCCCCCTTGTATTAATTTTTGTCGTCTGGATGGTCATTTACTTAAGGGAAAGGGAGTTATTATAAATCCTGAGAGTGGAAATCGTTATGAAGTATTAAGGGTTTTGGCGGAAGGGGGTATGAGTACCACCTATTTGGTTTATAACTATGCCATGGAAAAGTTGTGTGTGTTGAAGGAGATTGATTCGGATTTGTCTTCTATGGCTAAGGCTAGGGAACTTTTTCAGCGAGAAGCTAGGATTTTAAAAAGTTTAAGCCATCGGGGCATTCCTTTGTTTTACGATTTTTTTGCTTCTAAAAACTACTATTCTTTGATTATGGAAATGATTTATGGGGATAGTTTGCAAATGGTTAATCCCCGTAGTGAAAAGGAGGCGGTGGGTTGGATGCTTCAACTAGCCAAAATTCTTGATTATTTACATAATCTACCTAAGCCTGTGATTCATCGGGATATTAAGCCTAGTAATTTGATTTTGCGTCACAACCCAGAGGAGATTGTTTTAATTGATTTTGGGGCTGTAAAGGAAGTTACTCAAAAACCAGGTACACGCATTGCTACGGCGGGTTATGGTTCCCCTGAGCAAAAAAAAGGATTATCCTATATACAGTCGGATTTTTATGGGGTGGGTACTACTTTAATTTATCTTTTGACTCGCAAGTCTCCTACAAAGTTTTTTAATCCTGTGTTAAATCGTTTTGTGGGCTTGGAAAAAGCTGGTATTTCTTCCCCATTGGTGGAAATTATCAATTTTTTAACTCAGTTTGATTATACCAAACGCCCCCAAAGTGCGATCGCCCTTGTTGATTTATTTACTCAATTTCGCAAATAA
- a CDS encoding serine/threonine protein kinase — protein sequence MSEKPSQKTTIEQDNKTKIEITTKIENQSFTTKIEALEDSFPFDDITETYQRKKPVDPFIGQKCGENQEYLIVKFIAKGGMGNIYLCINQSETIDTDFVVVKFLDKECLEADNKEEIIQRFRREIKLLSSLNHPNIVNILDQGIYPLQKGKKIYHIPFFIMEYLQGETLSDYLVKKRQITIEESLFIITQILAGLRIAHNQGIIHRDLKPDNIFLIPTLNNKHIVKILDFGIARKIDSMSVVRLTKMNDYFATPYYVSPEHINGVTQLDARSDIYNLGLIFYEILTGNKPFTDYDDLLVTKGWLGVHNQKNPIPPNQQFGYDNIPLILNNIILKCLAKKPDDRYLSVEDILAEIINFSPNLKNLHTTKEYNNNISKKIFLNGLIFSFLLGIFISLSTFLIIHVINNNEQSLMNNQYTQNH from the coding sequence ATGTCTGAAAAACCTAGCCAAAAAACTACCATTGAGCAAGATAATAAGACAAAAATTGAGATTACAACAAAAATCGAAAATCAATCATTTACCACCAAAATAGAAGCCTTAGAAGATTCTTTTCCTTTTGATGATATTACTGAAACATATCAAAGAAAAAAGCCTGTTGACCCTTTTATTGGTCAAAAATGTGGAGAAAATCAAGAGTATTTGATTGTTAAATTTATTGCTAAAGGAGGAATGGGAAATATCTATCTTTGTATCAATCAATCAGAAACCATTGACACAGATTTTGTAGTTGTAAAATTTTTAGATAAAGAATGTTTAGAAGCTGATAATAAAGAAGAAATTATCCAGAGATTTAGAAGAGAAATAAAACTTCTTTCTAGTCTTAATCATCCAAATATTGTTAATATTTTAGACCAAGGAATTTACCCATTACAAAAAGGGAAAAAAATCTATCATATTCCTTTTTTTATTATGGAATATTTACAAGGAGAAACCCTTAGTGATTACTTAGTTAAAAAACGGCAAATAACCATCGAAGAATCTCTTTTTATTATTACTCAAATTTTAGCAGGGTTAAGAATTGCTCATAATCAAGGCATTATTCACCGAGATTTGAAACCAGATAATATTTTTTTAATTCCTACTCTTAATAATAAGCATATTGTTAAAATTCTTGATTTTGGTATCGCCAGAAAAATAGATAGTATGAGTGTCGTAAGACTCACAAAAATGAATGATTATTTTGCTACTCCTTATTATGTTTCTCCAGAGCATATTAATGGTGTTACTCAATTAGATGCTAGAAGTGATATTTATAATTTGGGTCTGATATTCTATGAAATTTTAACAGGTAATAAACCTTTTACTGATTATGATGATTTGTTAGTTACTAAGGGCTGGTTAGGGGTTCATAATCAAAAGAATCCTATCCCTCCAAATCAACAGTTTGGCTATGATAATATACCACTCATTCTTAATAATATAATTCTTAAATGTTTAGCTAAAAAACCAGATGATAGATACCTGAGTGTTGAAGATATTTTGGCTGAAATTATCAATTTTTCCCCTAATCTTAAAAACCTTCATACCACAAAAGAGTACAATAATAATATTTCAAAAAAAATATTTTTGAATGGGCTAATATTTAGTTTTTTGTTAGGAATTTTTATAAGTTTATCAACCTTTTTGATTATTCATGTTATTAATAATAATGAACAAAGTTTGATGAACAATCAATATACCCAAAATCATTGA